The following are encoded together in the Geobacter sulfurreducens PCA genome:
- a CDS encoding Gfo/Idh/MocA family protein: MTDKLRTAVIGVGYLGQFHAEKYAQLPDTELVAVVDTDMNRAAEVAAKVGTSPCTDYRELLDRVDAVSIVVPTQYHFEVARAFLDRGVHVLLEKPITTTIEEADELIRIADERKAVFQVGHLERFNPVVMALDELLTGPRFIESLRIAPFKPRGTDVNVVLDLMIHDIDIIQHIIDSPVKQVNSIGAPVFTDEEDIANARIQFENGCVANVTASRISLKSERKMRIFQADSYITVDFQNKSLAVFRKGSGEMFPGVPNVAMDQKTFEQGDALKSEIASFLDCIRTGATPVVSGRDGKRALETALMITKQL, encoded by the coding sequence ATGACGGACAAACTACGGACAGCGGTTATCGGCGTCGGCTACCTGGGACAGTTTCATGCGGAAAAGTATGCCCAGCTTCCTGATACCGAGCTGGTGGCGGTGGTCGACACCGACATGAACCGGGCCGCAGAGGTGGCGGCCAAGGTCGGTACCAGTCCCTGCACCGATTACCGTGAGCTGTTGGACCGGGTCGACGCCGTGAGCATTGTGGTGCCGACCCAGTACCATTTCGAGGTGGCGCGGGCGTTTCTGGACCGTGGTGTCCACGTGCTGCTGGAAAAACCGATTACCACCACCATCGAGGAAGCGGATGAGCTGATCCGCATTGCCGATGAGCGGAAGGCGGTGTTCCAGGTGGGGCACCTTGAGCGCTTCAATCCGGTGGTCATGGCCCTTGACGAGCTGCTGACCGGGCCGCGCTTCATCGAATCGCTCCGGATCGCTCCGTTCAAGCCCCGGGGGACCGATGTGAACGTGGTGCTCGACCTCATGATCCACGACATCGACATCATCCAGCACATCATCGATTCGCCCGTGAAGCAGGTCAATTCCATCGGCGCGCCGGTCTTCACCGACGAGGAAGACATTGCCAATGCCCGGATCCAGTTCGAGAACGGCTGTGTGGCCAACGTCACTGCCAGCCGGATCAGCCTGAAGAGCGAGCGCAAGATGCGGATCTTCCAGGCCGACTCCTACATCACGGTCGACTTCCAGAATAAATCCCTGGCGGTCTTCCGCAAGGGGAGCGGCGAGATGTTCCCCGGCGTGCCCAATGTGGCCATGGACCAGAAGACGTTCGAGCAGGGCGATGCCCTGAAGAGCGAGATCGCCTCGTTCCTGGACTGCATCAGGACCGGGGCGACCCCGGTGGTGAGTGGCCGGGACGGCAAGCGGGCTCTGGAGACGGCGCTCATGATTACGAAACAACTGTAG
- the lpxA gene encoding acyl-ACP--UDP-N-acetylglucosamine O-acyltransferase, translated as MIHPTAIVHPGAEIAEGVEIGPYVIIGAHVRIGRGTTVGPHTVIDGWTEIGEDNRIFNMASVGGIPQDLKYRGEETWLRIGNRNVIREFTTLQPGTVTGIGETVIGDDNLFMAYCHVAHDCVIGNRVIMANGSTLAGHVVVEDFAILGGLSAVHQFVRVGESAMLSGGAMVVQDVLPFTIASGNRAVSSGLNTVGLRRRGFSEELVGRIKKAYRLVIRSGLKLEEALRRIREEIPPSQEVDHFVTFAEKSERGLCR; from the coding sequence ATGATTCATCCTACGGCAATCGTGCATCCCGGGGCGGAAATCGCCGAGGGTGTAGAAATCGGCCCCTATGTCATTATCGGGGCGCACGTTCGTATCGGACGGGGCACCACCGTTGGACCCCACACCGTCATCGACGGCTGGACCGAGATCGGCGAGGACAACCGGATCTTCAACATGGCCTCCGTGGGCGGCATTCCCCAGGACCTGAAATACCGGGGAGAGGAAACCTGGCTGCGGATCGGCAACCGTAATGTCATTCGCGAGTTCACGACGCTCCAGCCGGGGACGGTCACCGGCATCGGCGAAACGGTAATCGGTGACGACAACCTGTTCATGGCCTACTGTCATGTGGCCCACGACTGTGTGATCGGCAATCGGGTCATCATGGCCAACGGATCGACACTGGCCGGCCATGTGGTAGTCGAGGATTTCGCCATCCTCGGCGGGCTTTCGGCGGTTCATCAATTCGTCAGGGTGGGCGAGAGCGCCATGCTCTCCGGAGGGGCCATGGTTGTTCAGGATGTGTTGCCGTTCACCATCGCCAGCGGCAACCGGGCGGTTTCCTCCGGTCTCAACACGGTGGGGCTCCGGCGGCGCGGCTTCTCCGAGGAGCTCGTTGGCCGGATCAAGAAAGCCTACCGGCTCGTGATCCGGTCCGGTCTCAAGCTGGAGGAGGCATTGCGCCGCATCCGCGAGGAAATCCCTCCCTCGCAGGAGGTCGACCACTTTGTTACTTTTGCCGAGAAATCGGAAAGGGGACTCTGCAGATGA
- the fabZ gene encoding 3-hydroxyacyl-ACP dehydratase FabZ, translating to METVFDINEIMKILPHRYPFLLVDRIVEYVAGERIVGIKNVSINEPFFQGHFPGHPVMPGVLIVEAMAQVGGIYAYVTLGDEVRDKVCYFASIDNVKFRKPVVPGDQLRIEVTISGCKRGIWCFSARATVNGKLVTEAELKATFADKEKL from the coding sequence ATGGAAACAGTCTTTGATATCAACGAAATCATGAAGATTCTTCCCCACCGCTACCCCTTCCTCCTGGTGGATCGGATTGTGGAGTACGTTGCCGGCGAGCGGATCGTGGGGATCAAGAACGTCAGCATCAATGAGCCGTTTTTCCAAGGCCACTTTCCGGGACACCCGGTGATGCCGGGAGTCCTGATCGTTGAGGCCATGGCCCAGGTGGGGGGAATCTACGCCTATGTGACCTTGGGCGACGAGGTCCGCGACAAGGTCTGCTACTTTGCCTCCATCGACAACGTCAAGTTCCGCAAACCGGTGGTGCCGGGAGACCAACTGCGGATCGAAGTAACGATCTCCGGTTGCAAGCGGGGCATCTGGTGCTTCAGCGCCAGGGCCACCGTGAACGGCAAGCTGGTCACCGAGGCGGAGCTCAAGGCGACCTTTGCCGACAAGGAAAAACTCTAA
- the lpxD gene encoding UDP-3-O-(3-hydroxymyristoyl)glucosamine N-acyltransferase, translated as MAVSKTLQELADYLGGTLVGDGSRQIVGVASLDDATDSQITFLANPRYAPKVASTRAGAVILPPGAERHNHNAIMVPNPYLAFARLLTLFYVAPRAARGVMDGAHVGRNVKLGSEITIHPGAVVGDNVTIGDRVTLHPGVVLYEGVTVGDDVTLHANVTVYQGCRIGNRVTIHGGTIIGSDGFGYAPDGDGWYKIPQLGNVVIEDDVEIGANAAIDRAALASTVIGKGTKVDNLVMIAHNCVIGENCMIVSQVGISGSTKLGRRVTLGGQVGVAGHLEIGDNAMIGAKSGVPGNVPSGTIMSGIPAFDHREWLRASAVVPKLPEMKRTVAALEKRLRELEEKLESAV; from the coding sequence ATGGCCGTGAGCAAGACGCTACAGGAACTGGCTGACTACCTCGGTGGAACGCTGGTCGGCGACGGCTCCCGCCAGATCGTCGGCGTGGCGAGCCTCGATGACGCCACCGACAGCCAGATCACGTTTCTCGCCAATCCCCGCTATGCGCCGAAGGTTGCCTCCACCAGGGCCGGCGCGGTCATTTTGCCGCCCGGCGCCGAACGGCACAACCACAACGCCATCATGGTCCCCAATCCCTATCTGGCGTTCGCCCGGCTGCTGACCCTCTTCTACGTGGCTCCCCGCGCGGCCCGCGGAGTGATGGACGGAGCCCATGTCGGCCGGAACGTGAAACTCGGCTCGGAGATAACGATTCACCCGGGTGCGGTGGTCGGCGATAATGTGACCATAGGCGACCGGGTGACGCTTCATCCGGGAGTGGTGCTCTATGAGGGGGTCACTGTCGGCGACGACGTCACGCTCCATGCCAACGTCACGGTCTATCAGGGGTGCCGCATCGGCAACCGGGTAACGATCCACGGGGGGACCATCATCGGTTCCGACGGCTTCGGCTACGCGCCCGACGGCGACGGCTGGTACAAGATCCCCCAGCTGGGCAACGTGGTGATCGAGGATGACGTGGAAATCGGCGCCAACGCCGCCATCGACCGTGCCGCCCTTGCTTCCACCGTTATCGGTAAAGGGACCAAGGTCGACAACCTCGTCATGATCGCTCACAACTGCGTCATCGGCGAGAACTGCATGATCGTCTCCCAGGTGGGCATTTCGGGGAGTACCAAGCTCGGCAGGCGGGTAACGCTCGGCGGGCAGGTGGGCGTGGCCGGGCACCTTGAGATCGGCGATAATGCCATGATTGGCGCAAAGTCGGGCGTTCCGGGCAATGTGCCCTCGGGCACCATTATGAGCGGCATCCCTGCCTTCGATCACCGGGAGTGGCTCCGTGCCTCGGCGGTTGTGCCGAAACTCCCTGAAATGAAGCGGACTGTGGCCGCCCTGGAAAAACGGCTCCGCGAGCTTGAGGAGAAGCTGGAATCCGCAGTCTAG
- a CDS encoding OmpH family outer membrane protein, which produces MKRIIAATVVTLSLIAASAFGAEGGKLGFIDMQKALNLSEAGKEAKEQLAAKVKKYQDEINLKQDELKKLKDDLEKQSVLLSDSARNAKEKDYQQKLKEFQRFTKDAQDELQAKDEEFTKRIIEELERVIQDFGRKSGYTIIFVKNESMIFADDKADLTEDVLKIFNASRKK; this is translated from the coding sequence ATGAAAAGGATCATTGCAGCCACCGTCGTTACGTTGTCACTCATTGCCGCTTCCGCCTTCGGAGCGGAAGGGGGCAAACTCGGCTTCATCGACATGCAGAAGGCTCTCAACCTCTCCGAAGCGGGCAAGGAGGCCAAGGAGCAGCTTGCGGCAAAGGTGAAGAAGTACCAGGACGAAATCAACCTCAAGCAGGATGAGCTCAAAAAGCTGAAGGACGACCTGGAAAAGCAGAGCGTGCTCCTCTCCGATTCGGCGCGCAACGCCAAGGAGAAGGACTATCAGCAGAAGCTCAAGGAGTTCCAGCGGTTCACCAAGGATGCCCAGGACGAGCTCCAGGCCAAGGACGAGGAGTTCACCAAGCGGATCATCGAGGAGCTGGAGCGGGTCATTCAGGACTTCGGCCGCAAGAGCGGCTACACGATCATCTTCGTGAAGAACGAGAGCATGATCTTTGCCGACGATAAAGCCGACCTGACCGAGGACGTTCTGAAGATTTTCAACGCCTCCCGGAAGAAATAA
- the bamA gene encoding outer membrane protein assembly factor BamA, translating to MRRLQATSLGIIAAVVLNVQGVRAEGEKIIDVRVKGNRRVETAAITNALSLKTGDLLYAEKVDADVRAVYKLGQFIDVRAETEQGDGGVVLVYTVQEKPIIREVRIEGNKELSTDKVRDALGLKANTIFSQKELTLAGKRVKKLYGDEGYYLAEVTTRSEKRSDTDVRVIVSVAEGEKVLIKSIRFEGNKAFNASKLRGVMETKEKWFLSWLTGAGTYKDEVVKNDANLIADLYFNNGYVNVKVGEPQVALNEDKSGLIVTIGITEGDQFRTGAIGYKGDLLEKEEDLTKVLRLKSGDVFSRANLRTDVMTLTDLYADKGFAFVNVTPLTKVNPETKTVDLTFEFEKGEKVFFDRINVSGNTKTRDKVIRRELKVAEGETYSSTGLKQSKQRLMNLGFFEEAAISTVKGSAENKLDVNIEVKEKPTGTFSIGAGYSSLDGLIGQGSVSQGNFLGLGLRANLAASIGGKSSTFNLGLTDPYFLDTRWTLGGDLYRTERDYLDFTRRATGGDIKAGYPLSDTLRTLWVYKYEQKEIFDISPALRVVPETNSTTSSIYVSLTRDTTDYRLDPTRGMVNNLSVEFAGLGGTNRFLRYYGDTSVFFPTGFGTVLSLRGTLGYIQGLGGKDISIDERFFAGGINTLRGFEGRSVSPSIITYVPTTDPLTGLPTTNPERAFVGGDKEAILNVEYTIPLLKDAGLKGVLFFDAGNVYGENQDMFSSVLMSYGAGIRWVSPMGPLRLEYGIPLNPRDGIDKSSGRFEFSIGSFF from the coding sequence GTGCGACGGCTACAAGCGACTTCACTAGGAATCATTGCCGCAGTGGTGCTGAACGTTCAGGGTGTTCGGGCCGAGGGTGAAAAAATCATCGATGTCCGGGTCAAGGGGAACCGGCGGGTCGAGACGGCTGCCATAACCAACGCCCTTTCTCTCAAAACGGGCGATCTGCTCTACGCCGAAAAGGTGGACGCCGATGTGCGGGCTGTTTACAAGCTCGGGCAGTTCATCGACGTGCGGGCAGAGACCGAGCAGGGCGATGGTGGAGTGGTCCTGGTCTATACGGTGCAGGAAAAGCCCATTATCCGCGAAGTCAGGATCGAGGGTAACAAGGAGCTTTCCACCGACAAGGTGCGGGACGCCCTGGGACTCAAGGCGAACACCATCTTTTCCCAGAAGGAGTTGACCCTGGCGGGCAAGCGGGTCAAGAAACTCTACGGGGATGAGGGCTATTACCTGGCCGAAGTCACCACCCGGAGCGAGAAGCGTTCCGACACCGACGTGCGGGTGATTGTCTCGGTGGCCGAAGGGGAAAAGGTCCTGATCAAGTCGATCCGCTTCGAGGGCAACAAGGCCTTCAACGCAAGCAAGCTTCGCGGAGTCATGGAGACCAAGGAGAAGTGGTTCCTCTCCTGGCTTACCGGTGCCGGCACCTACAAAGACGAGGTGGTGAAGAACGATGCAAACCTCATCGCCGATCTCTACTTCAACAACGGCTACGTCAACGTCAAGGTCGGAGAGCCCCAGGTGGCGCTCAACGAGGACAAAAGCGGCCTTATCGTAACCATCGGCATCACCGAGGGGGATCAGTTCAGGACCGGCGCCATCGGCTACAAGGGGGATCTGCTGGAGAAGGAGGAGGACCTCACCAAGGTGCTCAGGCTCAAGTCGGGGGATGTGTTCAGCCGGGCGAATCTCCGTACCGATGTTATGACGCTCACCGATCTTTACGCGGACAAGGGATTTGCCTTTGTCAACGTGACACCGCTCACCAAGGTGAACCCGGAAACGAAGACCGTGGACCTGACCTTCGAGTTCGAAAAGGGGGAGAAGGTCTTCTTCGATCGCATCAACGTTAGCGGCAACACCAAGACCCGCGACAAGGTCATTCGCCGCGAGCTGAAAGTGGCCGAGGGCGAAACCTACAGCAGCACGGGCCTGAAGCAGAGCAAGCAGCGCCTCATGAACCTCGGGTTCTTTGAGGAAGCGGCAATCTCCACGGTTAAGGGGAGCGCCGAGAACAAGCTGGATGTGAATATCGAGGTGAAGGAGAAGCCCACCGGCACCTTCAGCATCGGTGCCGGCTACAGTTCGCTTGACGGCCTTATCGGCCAGGGCTCCGTCTCCCAGGGCAACTTCCTTGGGCTGGGCCTCAGGGCTAACCTGGCCGCCTCCATCGGCGGCAAATCGTCCACGTTCAACCTGGGTCTCACCGACCCCTATTTCCTCGATACCCGCTGGACTTTGGGGGGCGACCTTTACCGGACCGAGCGCGACTACCTCGACTTTACCCGCCGGGCAACGGGCGGCGACATCAAGGCGGGGTATCCTCTGAGCGATACTTTGAGAACCCTCTGGGTCTACAAGTACGAGCAGAAGGAAATCTTCGACATCTCACCGGCCCTGCGGGTCGTGCCCGAGACCAACTCCACTACCAGCTCCATCTATGTGAGCCTGACCAGGGACACCACCGACTACCGTCTCGACCCCACGCGCGGCATGGTCAACAACCTCTCGGTCGAGTTCGCCGGTCTCGGCGGCACAAACCGGTTCCTCCGCTACTACGGCGATACTTCGGTCTTTTTCCCGACCGGTTTCGGGACGGTTCTGAGCCTGCGGGGTACCCTCGGTTACATCCAGGGGCTCGGCGGCAAGGACATTTCCATTGACGAGCGCTTCTTCGCCGGCGGCATCAATACTCTGCGGGGATTTGAGGGCCGAAGTGTGAGCCCGTCCATTATCACCTATGTGCCGACCACCGACCCGCTGACCGGCCTCCCCACGACAAACCCCGAACGGGCATTTGTCGGCGGCGACAAGGAGGCGATCCTGAACGTGGAATACACGATTCCGCTCCTCAAGGATGCGGGCCTCAAAGGGGTTCTCTTCTTTGATGCGGGTAACGTGTACGGCGAGAACCAGGATATGTTCTCCAGTGTCCTGATGAGTTACGGTGCCGGTATCCGGTGGGTGTCTCCCATGGGACCGCTGCGGCTTGAGTACGGCATTCCGCTCAACCCCCGCGACGGCATCGACAAGTCAAGCGGGCGTTTCGAATTTTCAATCGGGAGCTTTTTCTAG
- a CDS encoding ABC transporter ATP-binding protein, with product MSNLIEVVDLCKTYGAGDTRVDVLRGVNLAVAEGETIALVGASGAGKSTLLHLMGTLDRPSSGSVLFGGEDVFRKSDMDLAAFRNRSIGFVFQFHHLLPEFTAEENVMMPALIGGMKRSAALGPARELLSEVGLAHRLTHKPGELSGGEQQRVAIARALVLSPRLLLADEPTGNLDMKTSDEVHETLSEINRKRGLTLVVVTHNERLASRMGRTVRLVDGRIEV from the coding sequence ATGAGTAACCTCATCGAGGTTGTGGACCTCTGCAAGACCTACGGCGCCGGGGACACTCGCGTCGATGTGCTCAGGGGGGTCAATCTGGCGGTTGCCGAAGGGGAAACCATTGCCCTGGTGGGGGCCTCAGGGGCCGGCAAGAGCACCCTCCTCCATCTTATGGGGACCTTGGACCGCCCTTCGTCAGGGTCGGTGCTGTTCGGCGGCGAAGATGTCTTCCGGAAAAGCGACATGGACCTGGCCGCTTTCCGCAACCGCTCCATCGGCTTTGTGTTTCAGTTTCATCATCTGCTGCCGGAGTTCACGGCAGAGGAAAACGTTATGATGCCGGCCCTGATCGGCGGCATGAAGCGATCCGCGGCGCTTGGCCCGGCCCGGGAACTGCTTTCGGAGGTCGGCCTTGCCCACCGGCTCACCCACAAGCCGGGGGAGTTGTCCGGCGGGGAGCAGCAGCGGGTGGCCATCGCGCGGGCTCTGGTCCTGTCGCCCCGGCTCCTGCTGGCCGATGAGCCGACTGGCAACCTGGACATGAAGACCAGCGACGAGGTTCATGAAACGCTCTCCGAAATCAACCGGAAACGGGGCCTGACCCTGGTGGTCGTGACCCATAATGAGCGGCTCGCTTCCCGCATGGGACGGACTGTCCGGCTGGTGGACGGCCGCATCGAGGTGTAG
- a CDS encoding lipoprotein-releasing ABC transporter permease subunit, whose protein sequence is MPYELFIGLRYLKAKRKSTFISIITFISTAGVALGVLALIVVLAVMTGFEEDLKEKILGTNAHIVVLKSSGGIEDYHAMMERLSAVKGVKAVTPFIYSQVMLSSGGNVSGVVLRGVDPATDPQVTNLSRSLVDGKLTDLTTVPAPLASAEPVRPGIIIGKELARSLNLYVGDTLNVISPLGNITPLGMVPKMKQFRVVGLFNTGMFEYDSTLAYVGLGEAQEFLSMGKAVTGIQLRVADVYHTGEMVREINRDLGFPYYARDWMQMNKNILFALKTEKMVMFIILTLIVLVAAFGIASTLFMVVMEKTKDIAILKSMGATGRSIMKIFVLEGLIIGISGTAIGVIGGLLVALNLEPIVGVIQRVTGFELFSKDVYYLDHFPSQVVPSDVLLISVTAVIISLVATLYPSWQASRLPPAEALRYE, encoded by the coding sequence ATGCCCTACGAGTTATTTATCGGTCTCCGCTATCTGAAGGCCAAGCGGAAGTCGACCTTCATATCGATCATCACCTTTATTTCCACCGCGGGCGTTGCCCTGGGGGTCCTTGCGCTTATCGTCGTTCTGGCGGTGATGACCGGCTTCGAAGAAGATCTCAAGGAAAAGATCCTCGGCACCAACGCCCACATCGTGGTGCTGAAATCGAGCGGCGGCATCGAGGACTATCACGCCATGATGGAGCGGCTTAGTGCCGTCAAAGGGGTTAAGGCCGTCACCCCATTCATCTACAGCCAAGTGATGCTTTCCTCGGGCGGCAACGTTTCCGGTGTGGTGCTCAGGGGGGTCGATCCCGCCACTGATCCCCAGGTCACCAATCTCTCCCGTTCCCTCGTCGACGGCAAACTGACCGATCTCACTACTGTCCCGGCCCCTCTGGCCTCGGCCGAGCCGGTCCGGCCCGGCATCATCATCGGCAAGGAGCTGGCGCGTTCCCTCAACCTGTACGTGGGCGACACCCTGAACGTCATCTCTCCCCTCGGCAACATTACCCCCCTCGGCATGGTTCCCAAGATGAAGCAGTTCCGGGTGGTCGGACTCTTCAACACCGGCATGTTCGAGTATGATTCGACCCTGGCCTACGTGGGGCTCGGCGAGGCCCAGGAGTTTCTTTCGATGGGGAAAGCGGTCACCGGTATCCAGCTCCGGGTTGCCGATGTCTACCACACGGGAGAGATGGTGCGGGAGATCAACCGTGACCTCGGATTCCCTTACTATGCCCGGGATTGGATGCAGATGAACAAGAACATTCTTTTTGCCTTGAAGACCGAAAAGATGGTAATGTTCATCATTCTGACCCTGATCGTCCTGGTGGCCGCTTTCGGCATCGCCTCGACCCTCTTCATGGTGGTCATGGAGAAGACAAAGGATATCGCCATCCTCAAATCCATGGGGGCGACAGGGCGGAGCATCATGAAGATTTTCGTTCTCGAAGGGCTCATCATCGGCATCTCCGGGACGGCCATCGGCGTTATCGGCGGACTTCTTGTGGCGCTGAACCTGGAGCCCATCGTCGGAGTCATCCAGCGGGTCACCGGTTTCGAGTTGTTCAGCAAGGACGTTTACTACCTGGATCATTTTCCGTCCCAGGTCGTGCCGTCCGACGTACTGCTCATCTCGGTGACGGCCGTGATTATCTCACTGGTGGCGACCCTCTACCCGTCCTGGCAGGCATCACGCCTCCCCCCGGCCGAGGCGTTGCGCTATGAGTAA
- the lysS gene encoding lysine--tRNA ligase has translation MEELSELLLQRRRKVDALWEAGINPYPNDFKPLHTSADFREAYGTVDTIEDDPRSFTVAGRIIARRSFGKAAFIQIQDRKGRMQVYVRKDTVGDEAFEAFETFDIGDIVGVGGTPFRTKTGELTLNAAFIRLLTKSLQPLPEKFHGLTDVETRYRQRYVDLIVNPEVREVFVKRSRIVNLIREFMVRKDFLEVETPMMQPIPGGATARPFVTHHNALDMQLFLRIAPELYLKRLVVGGFERVFEINRNFRNEGISVRHNPEFTMMEFYQAYATFEDLMDFTEELLCHVAQEVLGTLDFTYQEMPISFQRPWKRLAVVEAILEYGDIDAKSLADRDLAYAYAQRLGLDLPADVGYGKLITEIFEEVAETKLIQPTFITAYPTEVSPLSRKSDKDPEIVDRFELFIAGREMANAFSELNDPVDQKERFLAQVAAKAKGDDEAHYMDEDYIRALEFGLPPTAGEGIGIDRLVMLLTDSPSIRDVILFPQLRKEK, from the coding sequence ATGGAAGAGTTGAGTGAGCTGTTGCTCCAGAGGCGGCGCAAGGTCGACGCCCTCTGGGAAGCGGGGATCAATCCCTACCCGAATGATTTCAAACCTCTCCATACGTCTGCCGATTTCAGGGAGGCCTATGGCACCGTGGATACCATTGAGGATGATCCCCGCAGCTTTACCGTCGCGGGCCGTATCATCGCGCGCCGCTCCTTCGGCAAGGCTGCGTTTATCCAGATCCAGGACCGTAAGGGACGGATGCAGGTCTACGTACGCAAGGATACGGTGGGCGACGAGGCGTTCGAGGCGTTCGAGACTTTCGATATCGGCGACATCGTCGGTGTCGGCGGCACCCCGTTCCGGACCAAGACCGGCGAGCTCACTCTCAATGCCGCGTTCATCCGTCTCCTGACCAAGTCGCTCCAGCCGCTTCCCGAGAAGTTCCACGGGCTCACGGACGTTGAGACGCGCTATCGCCAGCGCTACGTGGACCTCATCGTGAACCCCGAGGTGCGCGAGGTGTTCGTCAAGCGGTCCCGCATCGTCAATCTCATCCGCGAATTCATGGTGCGCAAGGATTTTCTCGAAGTGGAAACGCCCATGATGCAGCCGATCCCCGGCGGTGCCACGGCGCGCCCCTTCGTGACCCACCACAATGCCCTCGATATGCAGCTTTTTCTTCGGATCGCACCGGAGCTGTACCTGAAGCGGCTCGTGGTCGGCGGCTTCGAGCGGGTCTTCGAGATCAACCGTAACTTCCGCAACGAGGGGATTTCAGTGCGCCACAACCCCGAGTTCACCATGATGGAGTTCTATCAGGCCTACGCCACCTTTGAAGACCTGATGGATTTCACGGAGGAACTCCTCTGTCATGTTGCGCAGGAAGTGCTGGGCACCCTCGATTTCACCTACCAGGAGATGCCGATCAGCTTCCAGCGCCCCTGGAAGCGGCTCGCCGTTGTCGAGGCGATTCTGGAATACGGCGACATCGACGCCAAGTCCCTGGCGGACCGGGATCTGGCCTATGCCTACGCCCAGCGGCTGGGGCTCGACCTGCCCGCCGACGTGGGGTACGGCAAGCTCATTACCGAGATTTTCGAGGAAGTGGCGGAAACAAAACTGATCCAGCCGACGTTCATTACCGCCTATCCCACCGAAGTGTCACCCCTTTCCCGCAAGAGCGACAAGGATCCGGAGATCGTGGACCGGTTCGAGCTGTTCATTGCCGGTCGCGAGATGGCCAACGCCTTCTCCGAGTTGAACGACCCGGTGGACCAGAAGGAGCGCTTCCTCGCCCAGGTGGCGGCCAAGGCCAAGGGCGACGACGAGGCCCACTACATGGACGAGGATTACATCCGCGCGCTTGAGTTCGGCCTTCCCCCCACGGCGGGGGAGGGGATCGGCATCGACCGGCTCGTGATGCTGCTGACCGATTCACCTTCGATTCGCGACGTCATTCTCTTTCCGCAACTACGCAAGGAAAAATAA
- a CDS encoding RCC1 domain-containing protein has protein sequence MKNIINFRMAAVLASCTLLSACADGDLPYSDSTSISSPAYSHSAVFQNMTTLAVWGNNESGQLGDGTTTSAATPKRLRLGFATYSSGFATGASHTLAIARFDNVSGVRAWGSNSAGQIGRDPATVPTSSTPVKIGGFGGAVQQVAAGGLHSMALAGGTVWAWGSNSAGQLALNPISSATRFAPRQVETAKLPIAPTAIVAGGSHSIAYTSTEAYAWGNNASGQLGNGTTLSNHMPQKVQLPSSITIRKISAGGSHNLALDSTGAIWAWGSNAYGQLGNGTTTNQSTPVQLTLPAGVTGFIDVFAGPSHSVAVASNFTVYTWGFNTLGLLSVGTTGDQLSPAQVRDASNVPFTDVERVVLLGSFFTIVKKNGSGGMWAWGYNGYGQLGDGTTSNRTAPVQVALP, from the coding sequence ATGAAAAATATCATCAACTTTCGCATGGCCGCCGTGCTTGCATCCTGTACGCTCCTTTCCGCCTGCGCCGACGGCGACCTGCCCTACTCGGACTCCACCAGCATCTCGTCGCCGGCCTATTCCCACAGTGCCGTGTTCCAGAACATGACGACCCTTGCGGTGTGGGGTAATAACGAGTCCGGCCAGCTCGGTGACGGTACAACCACCTCTGCTGCCACACCTAAGCGGCTCCGGCTCGGCTTTGCCACCTACTCCAGCGGATTTGCCACCGGGGCCTCACATACCCTCGCCATCGCGCGGTTCGACAACGTGAGCGGGGTCAGGGCGTGGGGGAGTAATTCGGCCGGACAGATCGGCCGCGATCCCGCAACGGTCCCGACCAGTTCCACACCGGTGAAGATCGGCGGCTTCGGCGGTGCCGTTCAGCAGGTGGCGGCCGGCGGACTCCATTCCATGGCTCTGGCCGGAGGCACGGTCTGGGCGTGGGGCAGCAACAGCGCGGGCCAACTTGCCCTGAACCCGATATCTTCCGCCACCCGCTTCGCCCCCAGGCAGGTTGAGACGGCCAAACTCCCCATTGCTCCGACCGCCATCGTTGCCGGCGGCAGTCACAGCATCGCCTATACCAGCACCGAGGCCTATGCCTGGGGCAACAACGCCAGCGGCCAACTGGGCAACGGAACCACCCTGAGCAACCACATGCCTCAAAAAGTCCAGCTTCCCTCTTCCATTACGATCCGCAAGATTTCCGCCGGCGGCAGCCACAACCTGGCCCTGGATTCTACCGGCGCGATCTGGGCCTGGGGGAGCAATGCCTATGGTCAGCTCGGCAACGGCACCACCACCAACCAGAGCACCCCTGTCCAGTTGACGCTTCCTGCCGGCGTCACCGGATTTATCGACGTGTTTGCCGGTCCGTCCCATTCGGTGGCCGTGGCGAGCAACTTCACGGTTTACACCTGGGGATTCAATACCCTCGGTCTTCTGTCCGTCGGAACCACCGGCGATCAACTGAGCCCGGCCCAGGTACGCGATGCATCGAACGTCCCCTTTACCGACGTGGAACGGGTGGTGCTCCTCGGGTCGTTCTTCACGATCGTCAAGAAAAATGGGTCAGGAGGCATGTGGGCCTGGGGGTATAACGGCTATGGCCAACTCGGCGACGGCACGACCAGTAACCGGACCGCGCCGGTGCAGGTGGCCCTTCCCTGA